A single Natranaerobius thermophilus JW/NM-WN-LF DNA region contains:
- the nuoF gene encoding NADH-quinone oxidoreductase subunit NuoF yields the protein MVPVVKIGMASCGIAAGAKKVYDLFSDEAQSKASVQETGCVGMCFKEPLVEVIDNEGRFIYGDVDEKKAQQIIEDHLDNGQPVEDLIVYSDKIESEIQKYLDSQKRILLKNSGKIDPENIESYLEEGGYQGLLNALKEMTPKDVIEEVQSSGLRGRGGAGFPTFKKWEFTRIEERQPKYVICNADEGDPGAFMDRSVLESDPHSLLEGMAIAGYAIGANTGYIYIRAEYPLAVKRLEIAIEQAKEKGYLGKNIQDTGFDFDIYIREGAGAFVCGEETALIASIEGKRGTPTFKPPFPAQKGLWTQPSCINNVETLANVPRVFLQGAEAYSELGTENSKGTKVFALAGDVKRGGLIEVPMGIKIKDIVYEVGGGIVEDKGFKAVQIGGPSGGCIPAKYQDVSVDYESLNELGAIMGSGGLLVMDEDTCMVDVAKFFLDFTAEESCGKCTFCRIGTHQMLDILDKITEGRGEMEDIDRLEDLGSKIIKGSLCGLGQTAPNPVLTTLKYFRDEYEAHVKENRCPAGTCKELIAFSITDDCIGCGVCKKSCPVGAISGDKKEIHIIDQEECVKCGMCVSACKFDAIHVVSGEEKERITSKGGDKGDES from the coding sequence ATGGTACCAGTTGTAAAAATCGGAATGGCCAGTTGTGGTATAGCTGCAGGGGCTAAAAAAGTTTATGACCTTTTCTCCGATGAAGCTCAAAGTAAAGCTTCTGTTCAAGAAACTGGCTGTGTCGGAATGTGTTTTAAAGAACCTCTGGTTGAAGTGATCGATAATGAGGGACGTTTTATTTACGGGGATGTGGATGAGAAAAAAGCGCAGCAAATTATTGAAGATCACTTGGATAATGGTCAACCTGTAGAGGATTTGATAGTTTATTCTGACAAAATTGAATCTGAAATTCAAAAATATTTGGATAGTCAAAAACGAATTTTATTGAAAAACAGTGGTAAAATTGATCCAGAAAATATAGAAAGTTATTTAGAAGAAGGCGGTTATCAAGGCTTATTAAATGCTTTAAAAGAAATGACTCCCAAAGATGTGATAGAAGAAGTTCAAAGCTCTGGTCTTAGAGGCCGAGGAGGAGCTGGCTTTCCTACTTTCAAAAAATGGGAATTTACAAGAATTGAAGAAAGACAGCCTAAATACGTGATTTGCAATGCCGATGAAGGTGACCCGGGTGCTTTCATGGATAGAAGTGTCTTGGAAAGTGATCCCCATAGTTTACTAGAAGGAATGGCAATTGCCGGTTATGCTATTGGGGCTAACACTGGATATATCTATATTAGAGCTGAATATCCACTTGCCGTTAAGAGGCTAGAGATAGCTATAGAACAGGCTAAAGAAAAGGGTTATTTAGGTAAAAACATTCAAGATACTGGATTTGATTTTGATATATATATTCGTGAAGGTGCAGGTGCTTTCGTTTGCGGTGAGGAGACAGCGTTAATAGCAAGTATTGAAGGTAAACGTGGAACACCTACTTTTAAACCGCCATTCCCAGCCCAAAAAGGTTTATGGACTCAACCAAGTTGTATTAATAACGTAGAAACCTTAGCTAATGTACCCAGGGTCTTTTTACAAGGAGCTGAAGCTTACAGTGAACTTGGTACTGAAAATAGCAAAGGTACAAAGGTATTTGCCCTGGCTGGTGACGTAAAACGCGGTGGTTTGATTGAAGTTCCTATGGGAATTAAAATCAAAGATATCGTTTATGAAGTTGGCGGCGGAATTGTTGAAGACAAAGGGTTCAAGGCTGTTCAGATAGGCGGACCTTCTGGAGGTTGTATACCTGCTAAATATCAGGATGTATCAGTTGATTACGAGTCACTAAATGAGCTAGGTGCTATCATGGGTTCAGGTGGTTTGCTCGTAATGGATGAGGATACTTGTATGGTAGACGTAGCCAAGTTTTTCTTGGACTTTACTGCTGAAGAGTCCTGCGGTAAATGTACTTTCTGCCGAATCGGAACTCATCAGATGCTTGATATTTTAGATAAAATCACTGAAGGTCGAGGAGAAATGGAAGACATTGATCGTTTAGAAGATTTGGGTAGTAAAATCATTAAAGGATCCCTATGTGGATTGGGTCAAACTGCTCCTAACCCGGTATTAACAACCTTGAAGTACTTTAGAGATGAGTACGAAGCTCATGTTAAAGAAAATAGATGTCCAGCTGGCACTTGTAAAGAGCTGATCGCCTTCTCCATAACAGATGATTGTATTGGTTGCGGAGTTTGTAAGAAGAGCTGTCCAGTTGGAGCGATTTCTGGAGATAAAAAAGAGATCCATATCATAGATCAAGAAGAATGTGTAAAATGCGGTATGTGCGTATCAGCATGTAAATTTGATGCTATTCACGTAGTTAGTGGTGAAGAGAAAGAGAGGATAACTAGCAAGGGAGGGGATAAAGGTGACGAAAGTTAA